One region of Primulina tabacum isolate GXHZ01 chromosome 1, ASM2559414v2, whole genome shotgun sequence genomic DNA includes:
- the LOC142548959 gene encoding auxin response factor 4-like isoform X2, whose translation MEIDLNHALSEIEKNTYDEKGGKCDTGGFGSCLPRCLSTSTSSCSSNAASGSSFPSSESPKSLLYAELWHACAGPLTSLPDKWSVVVYFAQGHMEQAASALPFPPLELPTFDLPSQIFCRVVDVQLLANKENDEVYTHLTLLPLQELVRLKLEGKEKENAGVEGDENGASPLKLKSHMFCKTLTASDTSTHGGFSVPRRAAEDCFPPLNYKEQRPSQELVAKDLHGVEWKFRHIYRGQPRRHLLTTGWSIFVSQKNLVSGDAVLFLRGEDGDLRLGIRRAARPRNGLPDSIIKNQNSYPNVLSSVANALSSNTAFHVFCSPRASHADFIIPHEKYVKCTRGQIPIGMRFNMKFDLDDSPERRFSGVVTGVSDMDPYIWPNSKWRSLTVRWDGDIVSNRQERVSPWHIEFPGGGARFDFGESIRSSKVLQGQENVTFDFGTHPAATNPIPNRMGKINHNEFVRNQAPSSFTGFLQSNWSPEVLQGQEVCSLRSIAGKNDADLGVWSKPELGGDIFNDHRRPRPCFYPLASEGSRRMLFPQKGVYRARQGSLMLSNFSNIQTGDRPLHPTFTLSGTSRDMGNVPFLSNERRAVEVISAPPTSIISAPPTSIMHLRNVNDENKLKDKVPICKLFGFSLTEDHVSANSQGPSKRSCTKVHKQGSLVGRAIDLSRLIGYDALLTELERLFSMEGLLHDPNNGWRILYTDSENDMMVVGDDPWHEFIEVVSKIHIHTREEVEKLSFGINSDDTQSCLEEAPPVTDACGGQLDSSATLVEM comes from the exons ATGGAGATTGATCTGAACCATGCTTTGAGTGAGATAGAGAAGAATACCTACGACGAAAAGGGAGGAAAATGTGATACTGGAGGATTTGGTAGTTGTCTTCCACGCTGTTTATCCACTTCAACTTCATCTTGTTCTTCAAATGCTGCATCAGGTTCCAGCTTCCCAAGTTCAGAATCTCCTAAATCATTACTGTACGCAGAGTTGTGGCATGCCTGCGCAGGCCCACTCACCAGTTTGCCTGATAAATGGAGTGTGGTGGTGTATTTTGCTCAAGGGCATATGGAACAGGCTGCTTCTGCCTTGCCTTTTCCACCATTGGAACTGCCCACTTTTGATCTCCCTTCGCAGATCTTTTGCCGGGTTGTGGATGTTCAGCTACTC GCTAACAAAGAAAATGACGAGGTCTACACTCATCTGACTCTACTTCCTCTACAAGAG CTGGTACGCCTAAAACTGGAGGGAAAGGAGAAAGAAAACGCCGGGGTGGAAGGGGATGAGAATGGAGCTTCACCCTTAAAGTTGAAGTCCCACATGTTCTGCAAAACTCTTACTGCTTCTGATACCAGTACACACGGAGGATTTTCGGTTCCTCGTAGAGCTGCTGAAGATTGCTTTCCCCCTCTG AATTATAAAGAGCAAAGGCCCTCTCAAGAACTCGTAGCCAAAGATCTCCACGGAGTGGAATGGAAGTTCAGACACATTTACAGGG GCCAGCCAAGGCGGCATTTGCTCACAACGGGGTGGAGTATTTTTGTCAGCCAAAAGAATCTCGTATCGGGAGATGCAGTATTGTTTCTGAG GGGAGAAGATGGAGACCTGAGATTGGGGATTAGAAGAGCAGCTCGACCAAGAAACGGCCTTCCTGATTCCATCATAAAAAATCAGAATTCTTATCCCAATGTCCTTTCTTCAGTAGCCAATGCATTATCAAGCAATACCGCATTTCATGTTTTCTGTAGTCCTAG GGCAAGCCATGCTGACTTTATCATCccccatgaaaaatatgtgaaGTGCACCAGAGGCCAGATACCCATTGGAATGAGATTCAATATGAAATTTGACTTGGATGATTCTCCGGAAAGAAG GTTCAGTGGAGTGGTGACTGGAGTCAGCGACATGGATCCCTATATATGGCCAAACTCAAAATGGAGAAGCTTGACG GTTCGTTGGGATGGCGATATTGTGAGTAATCGCCAAGAACGAGTTTCTCCGTGGCACATTGAATTCCCAG GTGGGGGTGCTCGTTTTGACTTTGGGGAGTCTATAAGATCCTCTAAGGTCTTGCAAGGTCAAGAAAATGTAACTTTCGATTTTGGAACTCATCCTGCGGCAACAAATCCCATACCAAACAGGATGGGAAAAATTAATCACAACGAGTTTGTCAGAAATCAGGCTCCTTCCTCTTTCACGGGCTTTCTGCAATCCAATTGGTCTCCTGAGGTCTTGCAAGGTCAAGAAGTTTGCTCACTGAGATCTATAGCTGGGAAAAATGATGCAGATCTTGGTGTTTGGTCGAAGCCTGAACTGGGTGGCGATATTTTCAACGATCATCGAAGGCCTCGACCTTGTTTTTATCCTCTAGCTTCTGAAGGTTCTAGACGCATGCTGTTTCCGCAAAAGGGCGTCTACAGAGCTAGACAAGGCTCTCTTATGCTTTCCAATTTTTCCAATATTCAGACTGGAGATCGCCCATTACACCCGACCTTTACTTTAAGTGGAACTTCAAGAGATATGGGAAATGTGCCATTTCTCTCAAATGAACGGAGGGCGGTCGAGGTGATATCAGCACCCCCCACTTCAATAATATCAGCTCCCCCCACTTCAATAATGCACCTAAGAAATGTGAATgatgaaaataaattgaaggATAAGGTCCCCATATGTAAACTTTTTGGGTTTTCATTGACTGAAGATCATGTTTCAGCTAATTCCCAAGGACCAAGTAAGAGGAGCTGCACGAAG gtTCACAAGCAAGGTAGCTTGGTGGGGAGAGCCATCGATCTCTCAAGACTAATAGGTTATGATGCCCTGTTGACAGAACTCGAAAGATTGTTTAGCATGGAAGGACTCTTGCATGATCCCAATAATGGATGGCGTATTTTGTACACCGACAGCGAGAATGATATGATGGTTGTTGGTGATGATCCATGGCA TGAATTCATTGAAGTTGTTTCAAAGATCCACATACACACACGAGAGGAAGTGGAGAAACTGAGCTTTGGAATAAACAGTGATGACACTCAAAGCTGTTTGGAAGAAGCACCACCCGTGACAGATGCTTGTGGGGGCCAGCTGGATTCTTCGGCAACTCTTGTTGAGATgtga
- the LOC142548959 gene encoding auxin response factor 4-like isoform X1 gives MEIDLNHALSEIEKNTYDEKGGKCDTGGFGSCLPRCLSTSTSSCSSNAASGSSFPSSESPKSLLYAELWHACAGPLTSLPDKWSVVVYFAQGHMEQAASALPFPPLELPTFDLPSQIFCRVVDVQLLANKENDEVYTHLTLLPLQELVRLKLEGKEKENAGVEGDENGASPLKLKSHMFCKTLTASDTSTHGGFSVPRRAAEDCFPPLNYKEQRPSQELVAKDLHGVEWKFRHIYRGQPRRHLLTTGWSIFVSQKNLVSGDAVLFLRGEDGDLRLGIRRAARPRNGLPDSIIKNQNSYPNVLSSVANALSSNTAFHVFCSPRASHADFIIPHEKYVKCTRGQIPIGMRFNMKFDLDDSPERRFSGVVTGVSDMDPYIWPNSKWRSLTVRWDGDIVSNRQERVSPWHIEFPGNFVPLSIQSSPRIKKLRSILLATPVGSAIVGGGARFDFGESIRSSKVLQGQENVTFDFGTHPAATNPIPNRMGKINHNEFVRNQAPSSFTGFLQSNWSPEVLQGQEVCSLRSIAGKNDADLGVWSKPELGGDIFNDHRRPRPCFYPLASEGSRRMLFPQKGVYRARQGSLMLSNFSNIQTGDRPLHPTFTLSGTSRDMGNVPFLSNERRAVEVISAPPTSIISAPPTSIMHLRNVNDENKLKDKVPICKLFGFSLTEDHVSANSQGPSKRSCTKVHKQGSLVGRAIDLSRLIGYDALLTELERLFSMEGLLHDPNNGWRILYTDSENDMMVVGDDPWHEFIEVVSKIHIHTREEVEKLSFGINSDDTQSCLEEAPPVTDACGGQLDSSATLVEM, from the exons ATGGAGATTGATCTGAACCATGCTTTGAGTGAGATAGAGAAGAATACCTACGACGAAAAGGGAGGAAAATGTGATACTGGAGGATTTGGTAGTTGTCTTCCACGCTGTTTATCCACTTCAACTTCATCTTGTTCTTCAAATGCTGCATCAGGTTCCAGCTTCCCAAGTTCAGAATCTCCTAAATCATTACTGTACGCAGAGTTGTGGCATGCCTGCGCAGGCCCACTCACCAGTTTGCCTGATAAATGGAGTGTGGTGGTGTATTTTGCTCAAGGGCATATGGAACAGGCTGCTTCTGCCTTGCCTTTTCCACCATTGGAACTGCCCACTTTTGATCTCCCTTCGCAGATCTTTTGCCGGGTTGTGGATGTTCAGCTACTC GCTAACAAAGAAAATGACGAGGTCTACACTCATCTGACTCTACTTCCTCTACAAGAG CTGGTACGCCTAAAACTGGAGGGAAAGGAGAAAGAAAACGCCGGGGTGGAAGGGGATGAGAATGGAGCTTCACCCTTAAAGTTGAAGTCCCACATGTTCTGCAAAACTCTTACTGCTTCTGATACCAGTACACACGGAGGATTTTCGGTTCCTCGTAGAGCTGCTGAAGATTGCTTTCCCCCTCTG AATTATAAAGAGCAAAGGCCCTCTCAAGAACTCGTAGCCAAAGATCTCCACGGAGTGGAATGGAAGTTCAGACACATTTACAGGG GCCAGCCAAGGCGGCATTTGCTCACAACGGGGTGGAGTATTTTTGTCAGCCAAAAGAATCTCGTATCGGGAGATGCAGTATTGTTTCTGAG GGGAGAAGATGGAGACCTGAGATTGGGGATTAGAAGAGCAGCTCGACCAAGAAACGGCCTTCCTGATTCCATCATAAAAAATCAGAATTCTTATCCCAATGTCCTTTCTTCAGTAGCCAATGCATTATCAAGCAATACCGCATTTCATGTTTTCTGTAGTCCTAG GGCAAGCCATGCTGACTTTATCATCccccatgaaaaatatgtgaaGTGCACCAGAGGCCAGATACCCATTGGAATGAGATTCAATATGAAATTTGACTTGGATGATTCTCCGGAAAGAAG GTTCAGTGGAGTGGTGACTGGAGTCAGCGACATGGATCCCTATATATGGCCAAACTCAAAATGGAGAAGCTTGACG GTTCGTTGGGATGGCGATATTGTGAGTAATCGCCAAGAACGAGTTTCTCCGTGGCACATTGAATTCCCAGGTAATTTTGTACCTCTGAGCATCCAATCCTCCCCAAGAATCAAGAAACTGAGGTCAATCCTACTGGCTACCCCAGTTGGGAGCGCAATAGTTG GTGGGGGTGCTCGTTTTGACTTTGGGGAGTCTATAAGATCCTCTAAGGTCTTGCAAGGTCAAGAAAATGTAACTTTCGATTTTGGAACTCATCCTGCGGCAACAAATCCCATACCAAACAGGATGGGAAAAATTAATCACAACGAGTTTGTCAGAAATCAGGCTCCTTCCTCTTTCACGGGCTTTCTGCAATCCAATTGGTCTCCTGAGGTCTTGCAAGGTCAAGAAGTTTGCTCACTGAGATCTATAGCTGGGAAAAATGATGCAGATCTTGGTGTTTGGTCGAAGCCTGAACTGGGTGGCGATATTTTCAACGATCATCGAAGGCCTCGACCTTGTTTTTATCCTCTAGCTTCTGAAGGTTCTAGACGCATGCTGTTTCCGCAAAAGGGCGTCTACAGAGCTAGACAAGGCTCTCTTATGCTTTCCAATTTTTCCAATATTCAGACTGGAGATCGCCCATTACACCCGACCTTTACTTTAAGTGGAACTTCAAGAGATATGGGAAATGTGCCATTTCTCTCAAATGAACGGAGGGCGGTCGAGGTGATATCAGCACCCCCCACTTCAATAATATCAGCTCCCCCCACTTCAATAATGCACCTAAGAAATGTGAATgatgaaaataaattgaaggATAAGGTCCCCATATGTAAACTTTTTGGGTTTTCATTGACTGAAGATCATGTTTCAGCTAATTCCCAAGGACCAAGTAAGAGGAGCTGCACGAAG gtTCACAAGCAAGGTAGCTTGGTGGGGAGAGCCATCGATCTCTCAAGACTAATAGGTTATGATGCCCTGTTGACAGAACTCGAAAGATTGTTTAGCATGGAAGGACTCTTGCATGATCCCAATAATGGATGGCGTATTTTGTACACCGACAGCGAGAATGATATGATGGTTGTTGGTGATGATCCATGGCA TGAATTCATTGAAGTTGTTTCAAAGATCCACATACACACACGAGAGGAAGTGGAGAAACTGAGCTTTGGAATAAACAGTGATGACACTCAAAGCTGTTTGGAAGAAGCACCACCCGTGACAGATGCTTGTGGGGGCCAGCTGGATTCTTCGGCAACTCTTGTTGAGATgtga
- the LOC142548959 gene encoding auxin response factor 4-like isoform X3 — MEIDLNHALSEIEKNTYDEKGGKCDTGGFGSCLPRCLSTSTSSCSSNAASGSSFPSSESPKSLLYAELWHACAGPLTSLPDKWSVVVYFAQGHMEQAASALPFPPLELPTFDLPSQIFCRVVDVQLLANKENDEVYTHLTLLPLQELVRLKLEGKEKENAGVEGDENGASPLKLKSHMFCKTLTASDTSTHGGFSVPRRAAEDCFPPLNYKEQRPSQELVAKDLHGVEWKFRHIYRGQPRRHLLTTGWSIFVSQKNLVSGDAVLFLRGEDGDLRLGIRRAARPRNGLPDSIIKNQNSYPNVLSSVANALSSNTAFHVFCSPRASHADFIIPHEKYVKCTRGQIPIGMRFNMKFDLDDSPERRFSGVVTGVSDMDPYIWPNSKWRSLTVRWDGDIVSNRQERVSPWHIEFPGNFVPLSIQSSPRIKKLRSILLATPVGSAIVGGGARFDFGESIRSSKVLQGQENVTFDFGTHPAATNPIPNRMGKINHNEFVRNQAPSSFTGFLQSNWSPEVLQGQEVCSLRSIAGKNDADLGVWSKPELGGDIFNDHRRPRPCFYPLASEGSRRMLFPQKGVYRARQGSLMLSNFSNIQTGDRPLHPTFTLSGTSRDMGNVPFLSNERRAVEVISAPPTSIISAPPTSIMHLRNVNDENKLKDKVPICKLFGFSLTEDHVSANSQGPSKRSCTKNSKDCLAWKDSCMIPIMDGVFCTPTARMI, encoded by the exons ATGGAGATTGATCTGAACCATGCTTTGAGTGAGATAGAGAAGAATACCTACGACGAAAAGGGAGGAAAATGTGATACTGGAGGATTTGGTAGTTGTCTTCCACGCTGTTTATCCACTTCAACTTCATCTTGTTCTTCAAATGCTGCATCAGGTTCCAGCTTCCCAAGTTCAGAATCTCCTAAATCATTACTGTACGCAGAGTTGTGGCATGCCTGCGCAGGCCCACTCACCAGTTTGCCTGATAAATGGAGTGTGGTGGTGTATTTTGCTCAAGGGCATATGGAACAGGCTGCTTCTGCCTTGCCTTTTCCACCATTGGAACTGCCCACTTTTGATCTCCCTTCGCAGATCTTTTGCCGGGTTGTGGATGTTCAGCTACTC GCTAACAAAGAAAATGACGAGGTCTACACTCATCTGACTCTACTTCCTCTACAAGAG CTGGTACGCCTAAAACTGGAGGGAAAGGAGAAAGAAAACGCCGGGGTGGAAGGGGATGAGAATGGAGCTTCACCCTTAAAGTTGAAGTCCCACATGTTCTGCAAAACTCTTACTGCTTCTGATACCAGTACACACGGAGGATTTTCGGTTCCTCGTAGAGCTGCTGAAGATTGCTTTCCCCCTCTG AATTATAAAGAGCAAAGGCCCTCTCAAGAACTCGTAGCCAAAGATCTCCACGGAGTGGAATGGAAGTTCAGACACATTTACAGGG GCCAGCCAAGGCGGCATTTGCTCACAACGGGGTGGAGTATTTTTGTCAGCCAAAAGAATCTCGTATCGGGAGATGCAGTATTGTTTCTGAG GGGAGAAGATGGAGACCTGAGATTGGGGATTAGAAGAGCAGCTCGACCAAGAAACGGCCTTCCTGATTCCATCATAAAAAATCAGAATTCTTATCCCAATGTCCTTTCTTCAGTAGCCAATGCATTATCAAGCAATACCGCATTTCATGTTTTCTGTAGTCCTAG GGCAAGCCATGCTGACTTTATCATCccccatgaaaaatatgtgaaGTGCACCAGAGGCCAGATACCCATTGGAATGAGATTCAATATGAAATTTGACTTGGATGATTCTCCGGAAAGAAG GTTCAGTGGAGTGGTGACTGGAGTCAGCGACATGGATCCCTATATATGGCCAAACTCAAAATGGAGAAGCTTGACG GTTCGTTGGGATGGCGATATTGTGAGTAATCGCCAAGAACGAGTTTCTCCGTGGCACATTGAATTCCCAGGTAATTTTGTACCTCTGAGCATCCAATCCTCCCCAAGAATCAAGAAACTGAGGTCAATCCTACTGGCTACCCCAGTTGGGAGCGCAATAGTTG GTGGGGGTGCTCGTTTTGACTTTGGGGAGTCTATAAGATCCTCTAAGGTCTTGCAAGGTCAAGAAAATGTAACTTTCGATTTTGGAACTCATCCTGCGGCAACAAATCCCATACCAAACAGGATGGGAAAAATTAATCACAACGAGTTTGTCAGAAATCAGGCTCCTTCCTCTTTCACGGGCTTTCTGCAATCCAATTGGTCTCCTGAGGTCTTGCAAGGTCAAGAAGTTTGCTCACTGAGATCTATAGCTGGGAAAAATGATGCAGATCTTGGTGTTTGGTCGAAGCCTGAACTGGGTGGCGATATTTTCAACGATCATCGAAGGCCTCGACCTTGTTTTTATCCTCTAGCTTCTGAAGGTTCTAGACGCATGCTGTTTCCGCAAAAGGGCGTCTACAGAGCTAGACAAGGCTCTCTTATGCTTTCCAATTTTTCCAATATTCAGACTGGAGATCGCCCATTACACCCGACCTTTACTTTAAGTGGAACTTCAAGAGATATGGGAAATGTGCCATTTCTCTCAAATGAACGGAGGGCGGTCGAGGTGATATCAGCACCCCCCACTTCAATAATATCAGCTCCCCCCACTTCAATAATGCACCTAAGAAATGTGAATgatgaaaataaattgaaggATAAGGTCCCCATATGTAAACTTTTTGGGTTTTCATTGACTGAAGATCATGTTTCAGCTAATTCCCAAGGACCAAGTAAGAGGAGCTGCACGAAG AACTCGAAAGATTGTTTAGCATGGAAGGACTCTTGCATGATCCCAATAATGGATGGCGTATTTTGTACACCGACAGCGAGAATGATATGA